From the genome of Phoenix dactylifera cultivar Barhee BC4 chromosome 17, palm_55x_up_171113_PBpolish2nd_filt_p, whole genome shotgun sequence:
CTAAGAGTTGTATTGCATAATTGACCACAACTTTGGTGATTATATATATTTGCTCAACATGATTGGTATTGCTGTGATGTCATCTTTTCTTATACTAGTTTCCAAATGTTATGAACTTGTCCCACAATTTAGCTTGATATTAACCTATATATAGTCTTTAAATTTGGGAATTTGGGAAATAACTGAATACTTTTGTCATCTTTTGATAATGATCTTCGCATTTACTGCATATTGTTTCCTTTACAGTTTTGGTACTCTTTGCTGCATTGCAGTGCGCACTCTTATCTTGTGGAGCTGAAGTGAAAGACAAACATGTTACGTTTTTAATTAGTGCTGGTCTCCTTGTAAGTAAAACCtttatgtttaatttttcaattGAAGAAAGATATAATCCTGTTATGTTTCAGTAATGTGTACCGACCAAGATTACACTGATGCCTAATGTTCACCATATCACATTGAGGTATTATCTGCTGAATCAGTTAATTCCTAATTGGATGTATttaggaaaaggaaaacaagTTTAAACAGAGCTAAATTTGAGGAGAACGGATGCAAAGAAATGGTAGGAAAGACCATTGGAGCACATTGTGGTTTAAACTTGATTATTTATGAATAGTACTAACTACTAACTATCATACCTTCAGAAGTTTGCTAGAGTTTTGTTCTTGTTACGTATGGATTAATGTGAAGTTAGACTCTTTTCCTCCATGTATATAATAGATGACATAAATTCACAAGGGATACATTAAATTAGCGTGTGCAGGGACAAAAGGGTGTGGAGTAAGGTAAAGTATGCATTTTAAGAATAAACATGTAGATTCATTTGAAAGCTTGTTGATGATAATTAATGCAAACCCTTTTTTCAACTAATCTCATTGCAAATTGCAAAACAGAATTTAAAAGGAGATTGGAGGACTACcttacacccccccccccccccccccccaaccacaaaaaaaagggggggggggggcgcggAAACAAAATGAACTATTATGTTCCCCTTGGAGACAATTTCACAACTAAATCAGAATCAAAGTTAGAGATAactaagagaaagaagaaaaaagaaaaaactaaaaaatgaataaaagaaaaaatagcaaATCTTCTACTAGAATGAATTGGAGAAAAATGTAGAAAATATGATTATCTTCACAAGACTTAGCTATTCTCTTGCGTTCTCCTGATCACTTGGATGATTTTCTTTGTAATTTGTCCATGTGATTTTGGATCATATCACTACCCAAAAGATTGGGAATAATAGAATATCATGaagagaaggggaaaaaattaaagaaaattggaagattAGTACCAGGTAAACCAAGGTTCGTGGAACCAACATCAGGGGTTGTACCAGTTAGTGATCGGTTCAAGGTGTATTGGAACtaggaagagggaggagagagaggaaaaaaagagataGGGGGCGAAACTGTTGTGGTTGTCATCGTCTTTGGGAGAGAGAGACTAGGAGAAAAGGAGAGGGCGAGGAAGTTGTGGGGGCATTATCATCttcagagagagacagagagagagaaagagagatggaggaaagagagagagagagaggaatgaGAGAGGGGAAAATTACCAAGGTCATTGTCTTCAGTAGGGAGATTGAGAGagcggaaagagagagagagtgcgaAGCACATACCTGTGGTCATCATTGGAGGTGGCGGTGATGGCGGGTAGCATCAAAATCCTAACCCTAGCTGAACTGCCCGAATTGTCCTAAATCAAGCAAAACCAGATAGATCAATTCAGTTCAGTTCTACTCGATTCAGGTTAGTTCAGGCTGGTTCGAGGCCGTTTCTGAACTGAACCTGCGTCTTGACTCGATTTCCTACCGGAATAGATTGGTATGTCTTGAACCGAATGGTTTGGATCGAGACAGTGACCTTGAGTTAAACCTTTTCTCTCATTGTCCCACCATGTCTCTTAAAGAGAACTTGTATTTGGACTGCTTTCACAATTTGAAACAGATTTTCAATCTTTCCTCTTTTCCTGATTCAAAAGAGATTTTGGATTATACACATGGCATTGAAAtctgattcttttttttatagaatgCTCACAGAGGCTTGTAAAATACATGGTAAGATATGATCCACATCCAAAAAAATCAGCGATAGATCTTGTCAAGCAATCCATGCTGATGGTGAGATGTTTAATAATTGATGAGATGAAGAGTAGGTGGGTGATGTtatagaagaaagaaagaataaggaGATCTAAGATAATAGAAGGTGGCTATGACTTTACCATGCATGGATGGTCACAAACGTGTATTTGAAATCCACACACCAAACATCATTAATAAAGAGGAGTTGCAGGAGTATTGGGAGCACCGACGAATGATTTGAAGGAGTAGAACATCAATGCCAATGAAGAAAGAATAAGGGAGAAGATATAGCAGGAGTCGTCCAGTGAAAGGGAGGGATCCAATTCATACATAATGTAATTCTTGATTCCTTTGAAATTATGAACTGATaaaaacaaagagaaagaaacaGCAGTCCAAACCATGTGTTGCTGGCTTGTTGCTTACATGATGTTTGATGTTGGGGAAGGGAGAGGCAGGTGTTAAGCTGGGTAATTATTACTTGAGGTTTCTTTTTTTggatattaaaattaaaaaaatccttATTAAAGACCTTATACATGGAATACTGTAGCTCTAAGCAAGCTTAAATCAACTGTACCTATCAGAAGCCCAGCTGTTCCTAATGGTTTAGTCAGTTGACTGCGCTGGCTATTCCTGCATCACCTTCATTTACATTGGCTTAGATATTCTTAAGCGTCAAACTTATTCTTACCAGTACAGCTTCAGAGAGAACAATGCTGTATAAGATGCTAATGTGAATGTTATTCATATGTTCTTTAAGCGACACTTGGCATTGCTTTGTATTATCATGCTTGAGTTTCTTGTATTTATCATTAACAGCTgatttcatatcaaaatttgaATGCAAACATCTGAATCAAATCAAAACCACATTTTTATCTGCTCTAAATTTATCACAATTTGTTATTTAGTTATGGCCTTCtctgatatatatttttaactttGCTGTAGAATCGCCAGTTGATTGATCCGAATATGTACTGGTTCACAATTCCAAATATTGGGTCAATATTGAAGGGTCTCTCACAAGTATGTGCTTCTAGACTGCAAGAAATTTACTCTGAGATTTGATATTTTTCATATGTTGTTTTAGTCTGGAAGTCACATCATTGAGAATTGATATATTGCCACTCAGATAGTTATTCATTTTCCATATCTTTAAAccatcaaagaaagatccatatGCAGTGATATCCCCCATTCATATGTGCCATTTTACCTTTGCTGTTTCATGCAAGGTTTTGTAACTTGTTTCTTCACGCATCTGCAAACTTCCCCCACCCCAACcccaaaaaagaaatgaaaagaagaaaaagagagaagaaccaCACACCTAAAACCCCCTGTCTAGTCACCGCTCAGTCCACTGGTCCTATGtggaagttggtgatcatttggATGATACTAACGTACCAATCTCCAACTGCCACAGATGAACTGAGTAATGGCTGAAATGGCCAATGGGTGATCTGTAGCAGTACTCATGAATTTGTTTTGTCTTGGTTGCAGCTCTTGACTGTTCTTTATTTGGTCCAtgattgtgtgtgtgtgtgtgtgtgtgtttttttgGAGAACTCTCTTGGCTTTTTTAAGCAATAACCTTCATTTTTTGTTTATCTTATTTGCATGTGACATTTTTGAGGAAaacaaactattttcatgaatcATGTgtaattttacataattttttccTCATGGTAACATAATTAGCAATGTGGTGCTTATTAGcccggatatatatatatatatatatatatatatatatatatatatatatatatatatatatatatatatatatatatatatatatttatttatttatttatttatttacgcGTGCGCGCGCACACACATATATCATATGTTGAATGGTTTTCTCTCTGCATTATAGTTAATCATGAAATGTTTTACTTTATCATTTAGGGAAGAAAGGAGCTCCTCTCATTCTTAAATCGTAGAAAATTCAAAGAGATGCTGCTTGCTCCTTTGGAGAAGAAACAGTTGCGCTTTTCACCTCTTGATATGCGGTTCCATCTTCGAGATCTTATTGGGTCTGGTCACCTGAAAACAGTTCGAACCCCAACTGGGTTACTTGTCCGAGTCTCAAAAGATTAAGACACAGGTGCTTTCAGTTTCACTTTATTTAGGCTATGATTATGAGCTCTACGCTATTTGTCTGAAATAAAGTGGTTCCTGTATGTTTGAGATCCAAGTATACCtgcatttgagatatgtatgGTCTAAGTTGGATAATTTGTTATTCTTCTGGGGAAAAAGAATCATGTGTTAACAAGGCACCATATCACTGACCACCGGAGAGCGGAGCCTTCATTCATTTTTCTCCTGTTTCAAGTCTGTCAGGTATCTAGATAATTGACAGAGCAAGGATTCTCAAATTGTTTCATTCATTGATCTTAGTTATTGCTTTGGCTGGTTAGCTGAGGGAACTACCTTTGTTAGATTTGCTGCTTAATAGTTTCTCTTATTTTCCATTTGCCTATAGTGCTCTGTATTTAAGCATTAGAATAATTGTTActgttaatatatattttagctGGATTCATGACTGGTTCTAGGTGATGTGTCTTTTAGCATAATCATTTGTCTATGATTGGTCATATATCCGGTTACTTTCTAATATTTGCACCAGACAATCTTTCTTCTGGCTGTTGATTGGTCTTACTCATCTGTGACGTATGGCAACAATGTGATTTAATAATATTTACCATCTTGAAGCAAGGTTCTAGACTGTTATTGCCTCGTTGGCTGACATGTTAGGCCTGAGAcatgatatattttattattgataCTTTACTAGACTGGTGTTCTAAATTGGTTCGATACATTATagataattttaatttaatcaAATAAAAATGTGAAAAAAATCATACGATTATAATAATTTCTTTATTGGACAAAGACTTAAAATGGTTTCATATGATTTTGTTTATTAACTTTCCAGTGGCTTGATCATATTCATTGTATAAATCAACGTAACAGTAAATGGAATTCTGTTGTTGGTGCATAGTAAGGATCACGAGCCATCAAACTTGATCAATTATGAGGGCCATCAAACTTGATCAATTTTGAAAGCCATGTCAGCGATAAAATGTGTGAGTAGTGTCAGCTTGAAATTTACATTCTTAAGATTACATGGTGATGATGGAGATATGGGTTCATGAGGAGGTTCTTCTATGTTCCAGAACATGTCATAATTACATTTTCTGTTGATTTTTTTACCATTCACATTCTCCTAGTGCCCCCTGTGCATGAACTTCTATTTAATGTGCAACTGATTGTCAACTAAGAAAATTGAGACAATCTGCTTAAAGAAGTTTCTCAACTGAAGTTATTGTCACTTTTTTGTTTGTGGAAATTGAGATCATATGCAAGTCAAATTTTGACTCTTGCTGGCACAATCTTGAACCTGCGAATTAGAATTGTTCTGAGTCTTTGctagactttttttttattaatgttATCAAGATGAGAGAATCAAGATGGACATCATATGATTTGTGGATGTTATGAGGCCCTATTGGAGTGTTTAGGttgcaaaattttaaattttcaagatGATCTCAACCACAAGGGGCAACTAGAAAAAGACATGCCAGTATCTCCATTATGTTACTATCATGGGAGGATTTCTTGGCAAATGTAATAGAATTTTGATCCTTGCGTAGAGTACTGAGGCACCCTTAGAATCTATCCTACTTGGTGGAGAATAAGGCACAACCTCTGAATGAAGGTCATTAGAAGGGTTAGGGACTATTATGTTTGGTTGGAATGTGCTTAATAGATCACTAAGAAATTGAAATCAGCTAGCACACGGCGTTATATTGTCTGGTCTTGCAGAAACTCATTAAATTCAATCCAATATCTGGTTACCTGTATCTGGACAACCCGAAATATAATTGCAGATGACAATACCAAAGGTCTTTGGTGTTGAAGTAGTGCTGGACCAACAGTCTTATCTGCTTAACTTGTGGGACACCGAAGGATACAAATGATCACTCTTATCTGCTTTGGGGTTCTAGGTTTGCAAGcctctcagaaaaataaaaCCCTCTGAAGCGAGGGTGGAAATGCATGTTTTTTTTTCACGCAAGTATATATTCCTGAAATAGAGTCGTAAGGTCAGGATTCTGGGGAAACACCGAAGAAGGGCAAAGATTTGTGAaataaaa
Proteins encoded in this window:
- the LOC103721878 gene encoding serine/threonine-protein kinase 19 isoform X3, with translation MAAESSRSFGKKRVRDEESILDKGDADRTLGLENNLTFSDTLIALQMMRAQFPNIEKVAMQPFILRSQLYSSVKDRTQVDRDLESLKKEKVLRLFKLNTGQDDHAIMFLDDYLKQCALLSCGAEVKDKHVTFLISAGLLNRQLIDPNMYWFTIPNIGSILKGLSQGRKELLSFLNRRKFKEMLLAPLEKKQLRFSPLDMRFHLRDLIGSGHLKTVRTPTGLLVRVSKD